From a region of the Streptomyces sp. NBC_01454 genome:
- a CDS encoding GNAT family N-acetyltransferase: protein MTDMTEAQLTTPRIPDVRIAHTSDLDAATLKAVRALLYDVFDDMTSEDWEHALGGLHALVQEDSEVIGHASVIQRRLLHGGRALRCGYVEGVGVRADRRGRGHGTAMMSALERVVRSGYDLGALGASDEAASFYAARGWQLWRGHSWALTPHGIRRTADEDGCIYVLPTATTALDLDTDLTCDWRDGDVW, encoded by the coding sequence ATGACCGACATGACCGAGGCACAGCTGACGACGCCCCGCATCCCCGACGTACGGATCGCCCACACCTCCGACCTGGACGCCGCCACCCTCAAGGCGGTCCGCGCCCTCCTCTACGACGTCTTCGACGACATGACCTCGGAGGACTGGGAACACGCACTCGGCGGTCTGCACGCCCTGGTCCAGGAGGACAGCGAGGTGATCGGGCACGCCTCCGTGATCCAGCGACGTCTGCTGCACGGCGGCCGGGCACTGCGCTGCGGATATGTGGAGGGCGTCGGCGTCCGTGCGGACCGGCGCGGGCGCGGTCATGGTACGGCCATGATGAGCGCCCTGGAGCGGGTGGTCCGCAGCGGCTACGACCTCGGTGCGCTCGGCGCCTCCGACGAGGCCGCCTCCTTCTACGCCGCCCGCGGCTGGCAGCTGTGGCGCGGCCACTCCTGGGCGCTCACTCCGCACGGCATCCGGCGCACCGCGGACGAGGACGGCTGCATCTACGTCCTCCCGACCGCAACCACGGCACTCGACCTCGACACCGACCTCACCTGCGACTGGCGCGACGGCGACGTCTGGTAA
- a CDS encoding sensor histidine kinase KdpD, with protein MARGKLRIYLGAAPGVGKTYAMLSEAHRRVERGTDLVVAFVEHHGRPRTEVMLHGLEQIRRRELEYRGAVFTEMDVDGVRARGPAVALVDELAHTNVPGSRNGKRWQDVEELLEAGIDVISTVNIQHLESLGDVVESITGVRQRETVPDEIVRRADQIELVDMSPQAIRRRMAHGNIYQSDKVDAALSNYFRPGNLTALRELALLWVADRVDEYLQEYRAEHSIRSTWQARERIVVGLTGGPEGRTLIRRAARMAAKGSGSEVLAVYIARSDGLTSASPKELAVQRTLVEDLGGTFHHVIGDDIPGALLEFARGVNATQIVLGSSRRKAWQYIFGPGVGASVARDSGPDLDVHIVTHEEAAKGRGLPVVRGARLGRARIIAGWLVGVVGPVLLSLLLTSIANGPGLANDVLLFLFLTVVAALLGGQLPALASAAAGSLLLNFYFTPPTHTLTVSDPENLVAIVIFFAVAVSVASVVDLAARRTHQAARLRAESEILSFLAGSVLRGETTLDALLERVRETFGMDTVALLERAGDVEPWTCAGQAGTDHGKPLQRPEDADVDMPVGDHMALALRGRVLPAEDRRVLAAFAAQAAVVLDRQRLVGEAEQARELAEGNRIRTALLAAVSHDLRTPLASIKASVTSLRSDDVAWSQEDEAELLAGIEAGADRLDHLVGNLLDMSRLQTGTVTPLIRDIDLDEVVPMALGGVPEGSVTLDIPEELPIVAVDPGLLERSVANLVENAVKYSPDGRAVLVSASALGDRVELRIADRGPGVPDGAKDRIFEPFQRYGDAPRGAGVGLGLAVARGFAEAMGGTLAAEDTPGGGMTMVLTLRAAPGGPPARPGLPARATT; from the coding sequence ATGGCACGCGGCAAGCTACGGATATATCTCGGCGCGGCACCGGGCGTCGGCAAGACGTACGCGATGCTGTCCGAGGCGCACCGGCGCGTGGAGCGGGGCACGGACCTTGTGGTGGCGTTCGTCGAGCACCACGGCAGGCCCCGCACGGAGGTCATGCTCCACGGGCTGGAGCAGATCCGGCGCCGGGAGCTGGAGTACCGCGGCGCGGTTTTCACCGAAATGGACGTGGACGGGGTGCGGGCCCGCGGCCCGGCCGTGGCGCTGGTCGACGAGCTGGCGCACACCAACGTTCCCGGGTCGCGCAACGGCAAGCGGTGGCAGGACGTCGAGGAGCTGCTGGAGGCCGGGATCGATGTGATCTCGACGGTGAACATCCAGCATCTGGAGTCGCTCGGGGACGTCGTCGAGTCCATAACGGGTGTGCGGCAGCGCGAGACCGTACCGGACGAGATCGTCCGCCGGGCCGACCAGATCGAACTTGTCGATATGTCGCCCCAGGCGATCCGCCGGCGGATGGCGCACGGCAACATCTACCAGTCCGACAAGGTGGACGCCGCCCTGTCCAACTACTTCCGCCCGGGCAACCTCACGGCGCTGCGCGAGCTGGCGCTGCTGTGGGTCGCCGACCGGGTGGACGAGTATCTGCAGGAGTACCGCGCGGAGCATTCGATCCGCTCCACCTGGCAGGCGCGGGAGCGCATCGTCGTCGGACTCACCGGCGGGCCGGAGGGACGGACGCTGATCCGCCGCGCGGCCCGGATGGCGGCCAAGGGGTCGGGCAGTGAGGTGCTCGCCGTCTACATCGCCCGCAGCGACGGGCTGACCTCGGCCTCGCCCAAGGAACTCGCCGTCCAGCGCACGCTGGTGGAGGACCTGGGAGGAACGTTCCACCACGTCATCGGCGACGACATCCCCGGTGCCCTGCTGGAGTTCGCGCGGGGGGTCAACGCCACCCAGATCGTGCTGGGGTCCAGTCGCCGCAAGGCCTGGCAGTACATCTTCGGGCCGGGGGTGGGCGCGAGCGTCGCCCGGGATTCCGGGCCCGATCTCGATGTGCACATCGTCACCCACGAGGAGGCCGCCAAGGGCCGGGGGCTTCCGGTGGTGCGCGGGGCGCGGCTGGGGCGGGCCCGGATCATCGCCGGCTGGCTCGTCGGCGTCGTCGGCCCCGTACTGCTCTCACTGCTGCTGACCAGTATCGCCAACGGTCCCGGGCTGGCCAACGACGTGCTGCTGTTCCTCTTCCTGACCGTCGTCGCCGCGCTGCTCGGCGGGCAGCTGCCGGCGCTGGCGTCGGCAGCGGCCGGTTCGCTGCTGCTGAACTTCTACTTCACCCCGCCGACGCACACCCTGACGGTCAGCGACCCGGAGAACCTCGTCGCGATCGTGATCTTCTTCGCGGTCGCGGTGTCGGTCGCCTCCGTGGTGGACCTCGCCGCCCGGCGCACCCACCAGGCCGCCAGGCTGCGCGCCGAGTCGGAGATCCTGTCCTTCCTGGCGGGCAGCGTGCTGCGCGGTGAGACGACGCTGGACGCGCTGCTGGAGCGGGTGCGCGAGACCTTCGGCATGGACACGGTGGCGCTGCTGGAGCGGGCCGGCGACGTCGAGCCGTGGACCTGCGCGGGCCAGGCCGGCACCGACCACGGCAAGCCGCTGCAGCGCCCCGAGGACGCCGATGTCGACATGCCGGTGGGCGACCACATGGCGCTGGCGCTGCGGGGCCGGGTGCTGCCCGCGGAGGACCGCCGGGTGCTGGCCGCGTTCGCCGCCCAGGCCGCCGTCGTACTGGACCGGCAGCGGCTGGTGGGCGAGGCGGAGCAGGCCCGGGAGCTGGCCGAGGGCAACCGCATCAGGACGGCGCTGCTGGCCGCGGTCAGCCACGATCTGCGTACCCCGCTGGCGAGCATCAAGGCCTCCGTCACCTCCCTGCGCTCCGATGATGTCGCCTGGTCCCAGGAGGACGAGGCGGAGCTGCTGGCCGGCATCGAGGCGGGCGCCGACCGGCTGGACCATCTCGTCGGCAATCTCCTGGACATGTCCCGGCTGCAGACCGGCACCGTCACCCCGCTGATCCGCGACATCGACCTCGACGAGGTGGTGCCGATGGCGCTGGGCGGCGTCCCGGAGGGCAGCGTCACCCTCGACATCCCCGAGGAGCTGCCGATCGTCGCCGTCGACCCGGGGCTGCTGGAGCGCTCGGTCGCCAACCTCGTCGAGAACGCCGTGAAATACAGCCCGGACGGGAGGGCGGTGCTGGTCTCGGCCAGTGCGCTCGGCGACCGGGTGGAGCTGCGGATCGCCGACCGCGGTCCGGGGGTGCCGGACGGTGCCAAGGACCGGATCTTCGAGCCCTTCCAGCGCTACGGTGACGCGCCGCGCGGCGCCGGTGTGGGGCTGGGACTGGCCGTGGCGCGCGGCTTCGCGGAGGCGATGGGCGGCACACTCGCCGCCGAGGACACCCCCGGCGGCGGGATGACCATGGTGCTCACCCTCCGGGCCGCCCCCGGCGGGCCACCCGCCAGGCCCGGTCTCCCGGCGCGGGCCACGACATGA
- a CDS encoding ABC transporter ATP-binding protein: protein MNGGGSTIGAGEGGQATAVAESARAMVVVEDVHRSYGSDAGAVHALRGVSCRIPRGELVALRGRSGSGKTTLLNLIGGLDNPDSGRIVVDDTPLAGLGESGLLKMRRDRIGFVFQSFGLIPILSAAENVGVPLRLRKVAPREREERVALLLSLVGLAGHVAQRPGELSGGQQQRVAIARALANRPALLIADEPTGQLDAETGMEVMELLRAVVRSEDVTALVATHDPHLLGLADRVLHLNDGLITEEG, encoded by the coding sequence ATGAACGGCGGGGGAAGCACAATCGGGGCCGGCGAGGGCGGGCAGGCAACTGCCGTCGCCGAGAGCGCACGGGCGATGGTCGTCGTCGAGGATGTGCACCGCAGTTACGGGAGCGACGCCGGGGCCGTACATGCCCTGCGCGGGGTGTCATGCCGCATACCGCGCGGCGAACTGGTCGCCCTGCGCGGCCGTTCCGGATCCGGCAAGACCACACTCCTCAACCTCATCGGCGGCCTGGACAACCCGGACTCGGGGCGGATAGTCGTCGACGATACGCCGCTCGCCGGCCTCGGTGAGAGCGGCCTGCTGAAGATGCGCCGCGATCGAATCGGTTTCGTCTTCCAGTCCTTCGGACTGATACCGATCCTGAGCGCCGCCGAGAACGTCGGAGTGCCGCTGCGGCTGCGCAAGGTGGCACCACGCGAACGCGAGGAGCGTGTCGCTCTCCTGCTGTCCCTGGTGGGTCTGGCCGGCCATGTCGCGCAGCGCCCGGGTGAGCTCTCCGGAGGCCAGCAACAGCGTGTCGCGATAGCCCGCGCACTCGCCAACCGTCCGGCACTGCTCATCGCCGATGAGCCCACGGGACAACTGGACGCCGAGACCGGCATGGAGGTGATGGAGCTGCTGCGCGCCGTGGTCCGCAGCGAGGACGTCACGGCCCTGGTCGCCACCCACGACCCCCACCTCCTCGGCCTCGCCGACCGCGTCCTGCACCTGAACGACGGTCTGATCACGGAGGAGGGGTAG
- the kdpC gene encoding potassium-transporting ATPase subunit KdpC codes for MTAVNNSVRNTARLMGAGLRALLVLTVVCGVLYPLVVTGVAQAAFPGRANGSELSSQGKVVGSSLIGQRYDKGKDKEGNPVPDLKFFQPRPSAGLGSNRTNGVNTRYDLQVSGASNLGATNTDLVKAVKERKQWVADTYGVPASKVPADAVTSSGSGLDPDISPAYAQLQADRVAQENRLPADQVRRLVKDHTDGRTLGFMGEPRVNVLELNIALRDLERGQGGAH; via the coding sequence GTGACCGCCGTGAACAACTCCGTACGCAACACCGCCCGCTTGATGGGGGCGGGCCTGCGCGCCCTGCTCGTGCTGACCGTGGTCTGCGGGGTCCTCTACCCGCTGGTGGTCACCGGCGTGGCCCAGGCGGCGTTCCCCGGCAGGGCCAACGGTTCCGAGCTGAGCTCCCAGGGCAAGGTCGTCGGCTCCTCGCTGATCGGCCAGCGCTACGACAAGGGCAAGGACAAGGAGGGCAACCCCGTCCCGGACCTGAAGTTCTTCCAGCCGCGCCCCTCGGCGGGGCTGGGCAGCAACCGGACCAACGGCGTCAACACGCGCTACGACCTCCAGGTCTCCGGAGCGTCCAACCTGGGCGCGACCAACACCGACCTCGTCAAGGCGGTGAAGGAGCGCAAGCAGTGGGTCGCCGACACGTACGGGGTGCCCGCCTCGAAGGTCCCGGCGGACGCCGTCACCTCGTCCGGCTCCGGCCTCGACCCGGACATCTCCCCGGCCTACGCCCAGCTCCAGGCCGACCGCGTCGCCCAGGAGAACCGACTCCCCGCGGACCAAGTACGCCGGCTGGTCAAGGACCACACCGACGGCCGCACCCTCGGCTTCATGGGCGAACCCCGGGTGAACGTGCTGGAGTTGAACATCGCACTGAGGGACTTGGAGCGGGGGCAGGGAGGTGCGCACTGA
- a CDS encoding potassium channel family protein, translated as MHIVIMGCGRVGSALAQTLESQGHTIAVVDQDPTAFRRLGSSFGGRRVTGVGFDQDTLREAGIEEAGAFAAVSSGDNSNIIAARVAREMFGVENVAARIYDPRRAEVYQRLGIPTVATVRWTADQMLRRLLPSGAEPLWRDPSGGVQLAEVHTDPSWVGHKISTLQEETGVRVAFLTRLGEAMLPTSQTVLQEGDLVHVMMRTDEVEKVEAAFATGPEGAQS; from the coding sequence ATGCACATCGTCATCATGGGGTGCGGGCGCGTGGGCTCCGCGCTCGCACAGACCCTGGAGAGCCAGGGGCACACCATCGCGGTGGTCGACCAGGACCCGACCGCGTTCCGTCGCCTGGGCTCGTCCTTCGGCGGCCGCCGGGTGACCGGCGTCGGCTTCGACCAGGACACCCTGCGCGAGGCCGGCATCGAGGAGGCGGGCGCCTTCGCGGCCGTCTCCAGCGGTGACAACTCCAACATCATCGCCGCCCGGGTGGCCCGCGAGATGTTCGGTGTCGAGAACGTCGCGGCCCGTATCTACGACCCGCGCCGCGCCGAGGTCTACCAGCGCCTGGGCATCCCCACCGTCGCCACCGTCCGCTGGACGGCCGACCAGATGCTGCGCCGGCTGCTGCCCTCGGGTGCCGAGCCGCTGTGGCGGGACCCGAGCGGCGGCGTCCAGCTCGCCGAGGTGCACACCGACCCCTCCTGGGTCGGGCACAAGATCAGCACGCTGCAGGAGGAGACCGGCGTCCGCGTCGCCTTCCTCACCCGGCTGGGCGAGGCGATGCTGCCGACCTCGCAGACGGTGCTGCAGGAAGGCGACCTGGTGCACGTGATGATGCGCACCGACGAGGTCGAGAAGGTCGAGGCGGCATTCGCCACGGGTCCCGAGGGGGCGCAGTCATGA
- a CDS encoding OB-fold nucleic acid binding domain-containing protein, whose amino-acid sequence MSAGTRSEKPAGRFRRMLDRLSSSEEELQSAELQQDAQNAGCTRICDCDDRQIVKVTGTLRHVTLRPRAGVPALEAELFDGSAALDVVWLGRRSIVGIEPGRKLIASGRVSLSHGRRVLFNPKYELRPLGQE is encoded by the coding sequence ATGAGTGCTGGGACCCGATCCGAGAAGCCGGCCGGTCGTTTCCGCCGGATGCTCGACCGGCTGTCCTCCTCCGAGGAGGAGCTGCAGTCCGCCGAGCTGCAACAGGATGCGCAGAACGCGGGGTGCACCCGTATCTGCGACTGCGACGACCGCCAGATAGTCAAGGTCACCGGCACCCTGCGGCATGTCACGCTGCGGCCGCGCGCCGGGGTGCCCGCGCTCGAGGCGGAGCTGTTCGACGGCTCCGCGGCGCTCGACGTGGTGTGGCTGGGACGCCGCTCCATCGTCGGGATCGAGCCGGGCCGCAAGCTCATCGCCTCGGGCCGGGTCTCGCTGAGCCACGGACGCCGGGTGCTCTTCAATCCGAAGTACGAACTCCGACCGCTCGGACAGGAGTAG
- a CDS encoding DUF3159 domain-containing protein — MTSYDRPTTDAHAHPDPSAGPSSAPPGQDAEGAPDGRQLTEAALFEAFGGVRGMVETVVPGLLFVTIFTINKDLHVSAIAALAVSLVLAAVRLVRKDTVKHAFSGVFGVAFGVVFAMMTGNAKDFYLPGMLYTLGLAVAYLGTTLAGVPLIGLMLGPVFKENLSWRTRNPGRKKAYAKASWAWGLILLAKCAILFPLYWWADTTQLGWVLIALKIPPFLLAVYLTWIFLAKAPAPIDVFAEMEAKEKAEEEAAERRRGEHAAADRATGAPYGGIAAPAAPERPQGPRHRR, encoded by the coding sequence GTGACGTCTTACGACCGACCGACCACTGACGCGCATGCCCACCCCGATCCCTCCGCAGGCCCCTCGTCCGCCCCGCCCGGCCAGGACGCCGAGGGCGCCCCTGACGGCAGGCAGCTGACCGAAGCCGCGCTGTTCGAGGCGTTCGGCGGCGTGCGCGGCATGGTGGAGACCGTGGTCCCCGGCCTGCTGTTCGTCACGATCTTCACGATCAACAAGGATCTGCACGTCTCGGCGATCGCCGCGCTGGCCGTCTCGCTGGTGCTGGCGGCGGTGCGCCTGGTCCGCAAGGACACCGTCAAGCACGCGTTCAGCGGTGTCTTCGGGGTGGCCTTCGGCGTGGTCTTCGCGATGATGACCGGCAACGCCAAGGACTTCTACCTGCCGGGCATGCTCTACACCCTCGGGCTGGCCGTCGCTTACCTCGGCACCACGCTCGCCGGCGTCCCGCTGATCGGGCTGATGCTGGGCCCGGTGTTCAAGGAGAACCTCTCCTGGCGCACCCGCAACCCCGGCCGCAAGAAGGCGTACGCCAAGGCCAGTTGGGCCTGGGGGCTGATCCTGCTCGCCAAGTGCGCGATCCTCTTCCCGCTGTACTGGTGGGCCGACACCACCCAGCTCGGCTGGGTGCTGATCGCGCTGAAGATCCCGCCGTTCCTGCTCGCCGTCTATCTCACCTGGATCTTCCTGGCGAAGGCCCCGGCGCCGATCGACGTCTTCGCCGAGATGGAGGCGAAGGAGAAGGCCGAGGAGGAGGCCGCCGAGCGCCGCCGCGGTGAGCACGCGGCCGCGGACCGGGCGACCGGCGCGCCGTACGGGGGCATCGCGGCACCGGCCGCCCCGGAGCGCCCGCAGGGGCCGCGGCACCGCCGCTGA
- the kdpB gene encoding potassium-transporting ATPase subunit KdpB, translated as MTVPVKPEEPGSMASRSTLTPTRAPHQDVPGGQQPGDGRVGGGFFDPKQLITSLPDALRKLDPRVMVKSPVMFVVEVGSVLTTVFACTSPTDWFGWAIAAWLWLTVVFANLAEAVAEGRGKAQADTLRKAKTDTVARRLTGETEEQIPGTELRIGDLVVCEAGDIIPGDGDVVDGVASVDESAITGESAPVIRESGGDRCAVTGGTKVLSDRIVIKITTRPGETFIDRMINLVEGAARQKTPNEIALNILLASLTIVFLLAVVTLQPFAIYAGAEQPMIVLLALLVCLIPTTIGALLSAIGIAGMDRLVQRNVLAMSGRAVEAAGDVSTLLLDKTGTITLGNRQAAEFVPVRGTTEAEVADAAQLSSLADETPEGRSIVVLAKEKYGLRERHQGELTGADWVPFTAQTRMSGVDVDGRKVRKGASGAVIAWVQERGGPVAEDARRLTDAISQAGGTPLLVALEDESGPRVLGVIHLKDVVKEGMRERFVELRRMGIKTVMITGDNPLTAKAIADEAGVDDFLAEATPEDKMALIKREQAGGKLVAMTGDGTNDAPALAQADVGVAMNTGTSAAKEAGNMVDLDSNPTKLIEIVEIGKQLLITRGALTTFSIANDVAKYFAIIPAMFAVAYPGLDTLNIMRLSSPNSAILSAIIFNALVIVALVPLALRGVQYRPVSADRMLRRNLAVYGLGGLIAPFLGIKLIDLLLSLIPGIG; from the coding sequence ATGACCGTCCCCGTGAAACCGGAGGAGCCCGGCTCCATGGCCTCCCGCTCGACACTCACCCCGACCCGCGCGCCGCACCAGGACGTCCCCGGCGGGCAGCAGCCCGGCGACGGCCGTGTGGGCGGCGGATTCTTCGACCCCAAGCAACTGATCACGTCCCTGCCGGACGCGCTACGCAAACTCGACCCGCGGGTGATGGTCAAGTCCCCCGTGATGTTCGTGGTCGAGGTCGGCTCCGTACTGACCACGGTCTTCGCCTGCACCTCCCCGACGGACTGGTTCGGCTGGGCGATCGCCGCCTGGCTGTGGCTGACCGTGGTCTTCGCCAACCTCGCCGAGGCGGTCGCCGAAGGCCGCGGCAAGGCGCAGGCCGACACCCTGCGCAAGGCCAAGACCGACACCGTGGCGCGCCGGCTCACCGGCGAGACCGAGGAGCAGATACCCGGCACCGAGCTGCGCATCGGGGACCTGGTGGTCTGTGAGGCCGGCGACATCATCCCCGGCGACGGCGATGTCGTGGACGGCGTGGCCTCTGTCGATGAATCGGCAATCACCGGTGAATCGGCCCCGGTCATCCGCGAGTCCGGCGGCGACCGCTGCGCGGTGACCGGCGGGACGAAGGTGCTGTCCGACCGCATCGTCATCAAGATCACGACGAGGCCCGGCGAGACCTTCATCGACCGGATGATCAACCTGGTCGAGGGCGCCGCACGGCAGAAGACCCCCAACGAGATCGCGCTGAACATCCTGCTCGCGTCGCTCACCATCGTCTTCCTGCTGGCGGTGGTCACCCTCCAGCCGTTCGCGATCTACGCGGGCGCCGAACAGCCCATGATCGTGCTGCTCGCCCTGCTGGTCTGCCTGATCCCGACGACGATCGGCGCACTGCTCTCGGCCATCGGCATCGCCGGCATGGACCGGCTCGTGCAGCGCAACGTCCTGGCCATGTCCGGCCGCGCCGTCGAAGCCGCAGGCGATGTATCGACATTGCTGCTCGACAAGACCGGCACCATCACCCTCGGCAACCGCCAGGCCGCCGAGTTCGTCCCGGTACGCGGCACCACCGAGGCCGAGGTCGCCGACGCTGCCCAGCTGTCGTCACTGGCCGACGAGACTCCCGAGGGCCGCTCCATCGTCGTCCTCGCCAAGGAGAAGTACGGTCTGCGCGAGCGCCACCAGGGCGAGTTGACGGGCGCCGACTGGGTCCCGTTCACCGCCCAGACCCGGATGTCGGGGGTGGACGTCGACGGGCGCAAGGTCCGCAAGGGCGCGTCCGGTGCGGTCATCGCCTGGGTCCAGGAACGCGGCGGCCCCGTCGCCGAGGACGCACGCCGGCTCACCGACGCCATCTCCCAGGCCGGCGGCACCCCGCTGCTGGTCGCCCTGGAGGACGAGAGCGGCCCACGCGTCCTGGGAGTCATCCACCTCAAGGACGTCGTCAAGGAGGGCATGCGCGAACGCTTCGTCGAACTGCGCAGGATGGGCATCAAGACCGTCATGATCACGGGCGACAACCCGCTGACGGCCAAGGCCATCGCCGACGAGGCGGGCGTGGACGACTTCCTCGCGGAGGCCACACCCGAGGACAAGATGGCGCTCATCAAGCGTGAACAGGCCGGCGGCAAGCTGGTCGCGATGACGGGCGACGGCACCAACGACGCGCCCGCGCTGGCACAGGCCGACGTCGGCGTGGCCATGAACACCGGCACCTCGGCCGCCAAGGAGGCCGGGAACATGGTGGACCTGGACTCCAACCCGACCAAGCTCATCGAGATCGTCGAGATCGGCAAGCAACTGCTGATCACCCGGGGCGCGCTGACGACTTTCTCGATCGCCAACGACGTCGCGAAGTACTTCGCGATCATCCCGGCGATGTTCGCGGTGGCCTACCCGGGCCTGGACACCCTCAACATCATGCGGCTCTCCAGCCCCAACTCCGCGATCCTCTCGGCGATCATCTTCAATGCGCTGGTCATCGTCGCCCTCGTGCCGCTCGCCCTCAGGGGGGTGCAGTACCGGCCGGTCAGCGCCGACCGGATGCTGCGGCGCAACCTCGCCGTCTACGGACTCGGCGGCCTGATCGCCCCGTTCCTCGGCATCAAACTCATCGATCTGCTCCTCTCCCTCATCCCCGGAATCGGGTGA
- a CDS encoding response regulator produces the protein MNRVLVVDDEPQIVRALVINLKARKYEVDAAPDGATALKLAAARHPDVIVLDLGLPDMDGVEVIKGLRGWTRVPILVLSARQTSDEKVEALDAGADDYVTKPFGMDELLARLRAAVRRAEPTGPADDEVIVETEGFTVDLAAKKVNRGGRDIRLTPTEWHLLEVLVRNAGRLVSQKQLLQEVWGPSYGTETNYLRVYMAQLRRKLESDPSHPKHFITEPGMGYRFEQ, from the coding sequence GTGAACCGGGTGCTTGTGGTCGATGACGAGCCGCAGATCGTCCGCGCCCTCGTGATCAACCTGAAGGCGCGCAAGTACGAGGTCGACGCCGCCCCCGACGGAGCCACCGCGCTGAAACTCGCGGCCGCCCGTCACCCCGATGTGATCGTCCTCGACCTCGGCCTGCCCGATATGGACGGCGTCGAGGTGATCAAGGGGCTGCGGGGCTGGACGCGGGTGCCGATCCTGGTGCTCTCCGCGCGGCAGACCTCCGACGAGAAGGTGGAGGCGCTGGACGCCGGCGCGGACGACTACGTCACCAAGCCGTTCGGCATGGACGAGCTGCTGGCCCGGCTGCGGGCGGCGGTGCGCCGGGCCGAGCCGACCGGGCCGGCCGACGACGAGGTGATCGTCGAGACCGAGGGGTTCACCGTCGACCTCGCCGCGAAGAAGGTCAACCGCGGCGGCCGGGACATCCGGCTGACCCCCACCGAGTGGCATCTGCTGGAGGTCCTGGTCCGCAACGCGGGACGGCTGGTCAGCCAGAAGCAGCTGCTCCAGGAGGTCTGGGGCCCCTCGTACGGCACCGAGACCAACTATCTGCGGGTGTACATGGCCCAGCTCCGCCGCAAGCTGGAGAGCGACCCCTCGCACCCGAAGCACTTCATCACCGAGCCGGGCATGGGATACCGCTTCGAGCAGTAG
- a CDS encoding potassium channel family protein, with the protein MRVAIAGAGAVGRSIAGELLENGHEILLIDKAPTAISVERVPLAEWLLADACEITSLDEAALQRCNVVIAATGDDKVNLVVSLLAKTEYGVPRVVARVNNPKNEWLFNESWGVDVAVSTPRLMSALVEEAVSVGDLVRLLRFSHGDANLVELTLPPEAALAGTRVGDVEWPQDTSLVTIIRGTRVLTPNKEDALEAGDELLFVAAQSREEQLEDLLSVRHEES; encoded by the coding sequence ATGAGGGTCGCGATTGCGGGCGCGGGCGCGGTGGGCCGTTCCATCGCCGGCGAACTCCTGGAGAACGGTCACGAGATCCTGCTCATCGACAAGGCGCCGACCGCCATCTCGGTCGAGCGGGTGCCGCTGGCCGAGTGGCTGCTGGCCGACGCCTGCGAGATCACCTCGCTCGACGAGGCGGCGCTGCAGCGCTGCAACGTCGTCATCGCGGCGACCGGCGACGACAAGGTCAACCTCGTCGTCTCGCTGCTCGCCAAGACCGAGTACGGCGTGCCGCGGGTGGTCGCGCGGGTCAACAACCCCAAGAACGAGTGGCTGTTCAACGAGTCCTGGGGCGTCGATGTCGCGGTCTCCACGCCGCGTCTGATGTCGGCCCTGGTCGAGGAGGCGGTCAGCGTCGGCGACCTGGTGCGGCTGCTGCGCTTCAGCCACGGCGACGCCAACCTCGTCGAGCTGACGCTGCCGCCGGAGGCCGCGCTGGCCGGCACCCGGGTCGGCGACGTGGAGTGGCCCCAGGACACCTCCCTGGTCACGATCATCCGCGGCACGCGGGTGCTGACGCCCAACAAGGAGGACGCGCTGGAGGCCGGTGACGAGCTGCTGTTCGTCGCGGCGCAGTCGCGCGAGGAGCAGCTGGAGGACCTGCTGTCGGTGCGGCACGAGGAGTCGTAG